The sequence TTATTAACTAGGCAGAGTGACAGTTACAGTAGGCAATATCTCCACATAATGATTGATtgcacaaaatttcaaaataaatgaaaaaaatgatGGTTCAAGTAGCAAGGCCCACTAGGCCATACTGGGCCCAAGGAGCAGCAGCCTGTTATCCCTCCACTGTTGGGAGAAGGAAGTGTTCGCTGCTCTGTGAAACCAGCCTCACGCTTTGCCCTCCATTTTAGGAACCAAGAAGCCCGAGCCTTCGCCCAGACCACCAGGCCCAACTCTCAACTTGGAGTGGGCAGGCCAGCAAAGAGCAACTTCAGGCCCAACCCAGCTAACCACAGAACTTGTTCCATCACCTTAAAGCCCCCACTTGGGTCACAAGTTGGCGCTACCCAACTCGGCGAGCAACATATATTGTAAAATGTTTTATAAACAATGGAAATATTCTATTTTTCCCCGATGTGATACTTCTACGGCATTTCAAAGTAGATTGAACAGAGAATATTTTATTTTGGGACAACAGAAACTATAACTAGTTTGTGATTGTAGCTTAGGTAAATACTGAATTCTGAAGTTAAATATGAATTTTAGCTTAAACATTACAATGCACGTTTATAGTATTGTTGTTCACCATATTAGAATATTGAATTTTAGCTTAAACATTACAATGCACGATTAAGATTTTTCTGctttgatatttggaatttgaTCGCAGTAGTAACTAAGCCCAAACTCAATTGTTAACATTTACAATCCTAAAAGGAAACTAGTAGAGAAAAGGAATTTGCGCCCCTTATGATCAGTGATAATGCTTAATCTGCTAAGCGCTTATACAAACTTGTATAGATAATTAGATATGACTGCAAAAACATTCTAGAGCCATTGATCAACGTAGTTTAGAGaactctttcttactttctataaccaACATCTATATGCAAAACTACTCTCTTTTATAAACAAAACTTCAAGGAAAGACTTGAACGAAAAGCATTTATAACATCACAAATTTACAATAATTCTAATCTTAAACCTATATATGATGAAATTACGTTTCAATTATATGACAATTTTGGAGAATTATTACCATTGATAGAGCCTAGATGAAGATGATTCCTTCAAGAACAATCGGAAATAAACACATTTTTCAAATATCATGTTATGGAAAGAGCAATTGTTAACATCTAGAAGTACTCACACAAAACTGATtgaaaaatgaaaaggaaattaaTTGAATTAAAGTGAACATAAATACTTAAATAGTATATCATCCTGAGCATGATCAAAAGTCAAACGAACTTCTACAAAATGGCAAAACTGGTTAAAGCAGATCAAATAAATGCTGCAACCATTTGtgttagaaagaaagaaaagaaagagaatccTAACTCGGAAAATGAATTTACAAAGTTCGAACAAAATGTATTTACATCTAACACAAAACTAGGGGTCCTCCTCCATTAACCTCTTAATCTTCTACTGTCTGGATCTCACCCATCATGATCCTGTTACTCACAACATTGAATCCCAAAACTGCAGGGCTAACCTTTTTCCCTTTCTTTGCCTTCTTCTTTCCACCTCCTATCCCAGATGCTTCTGTGTTGTCCATATCCTGCATATCTGCATTAGCAGATAGCACACCGCTGGCACTGACTCCAGTAGCCTTCTTATCGGTTTTGCTCTGGAAGGCTATTTCCAAAACATCTGATGGTAACATATCCTTGTAGTTGAGGAACTTCTCAATGAATTCATGTTCCGGGTCATATGATCCAAGATTTTCTACGAGAAGCAACTCGGCTTCGGATCTCGATTGCTTCAAGCAAAATTCAAGGAAACTTGTATCTGCATCCAACCGAAGAAACGGTTAGAATCACAGTTGACTTACTTTAGGGGTAATGAACAGCAATCAAACAATGGAGCAGGTTTTCTTACCTTTTGTACCTATTAGCCGATTGCACTCACTCTCACACCAATCTCGGAAGCCCATTGCCTCTGAAAATTACAAAAGGAAACCACAGGTCAGCTTCAGAAGCATGTCATATATTCAGGATGCAAGTAAACATGCAGATTCAGAACACTAGATATGAAACAATGAAACAGAGTAACCGAGTCTTTTTTACCAGAATGCTTAGTCATTGCATCTTTTTTCGTTTTTAGCAAGGATTGAGATGAGGCAGGTGATGATGATAACAGAGACCGTTGCTCAGTTGGTTTGCTGCTCACTGATTTTTGACGAGATAAAGATGCAGGTGAACTCCCTTTAACAGGTATATTCTTTGAACCCGAGATCCCTTGGCTTCCAAGCTGAGGGAAATCTGACCTGTTTTCGAAGACAACAAATTCGTCAGTCATAGTTCATCAACTGTTTCCATCAAAGCTAGAATTTTATGGAAACAGGTCACAAGACTACATTTGTATATGTTACtttgaaaattcaaaatatttaagGGCAAGCTGTTTGTAACACCATTTCTCAATCCAACAAAAAGAGAACGGTATATGATAATGGATATAGTAAAAGCAAGAATTGTGGGCATCATTAGATCCTCATAAGAAGTATCCATTACCCATTATTTGGCAGGTAAATACTTCTTTATTTACTTGTTGGGTACCATATAGAAGAAAATTTTATGGATCATAGTAACTACACAAATAAATTAAACAGGGAAGTGAGAGAAAACATACTGCTTAGTTTCCGGCTTAGACTGCTCAACTGGACCCCAGAACAAGTCATCATCCCCTTTGTATTTTGACTGAGAAGTAGCATGAGAATTTATCTGGATTGGAGATGCGGCTttggatggagaggaagctgagAATGACCATGAAGAACCACCATTCCGTATAGACTGGGAAGACTGCACTTTCTGAGGGGTAGGCATTGGGTTGGCAGGCACCGCAGAAGAAGACTTCTTCTCCTGCTCCTTTAGAATGTCCCTTAATGATGTCGGTTTAGGGAACTTAACAAAATCAGTAGACCATGCTAGCGAAGGAGTTGAGCTAGGTGACTCCCTTTCCCCTTTCCACGGAACAAAGTCTCCCAACGAGGGGCCTGTGGGTATGGCAGGCAACACTTCTTTCTCCTGCAGTGAAGAGCGGGAGCTTTTGCCTTTTTCAATGGGGCTCGAAGAGATGGGCACTTCCACAGATGCATTGGGCACGGAGGCTTTAACTCCTGAACCCTTTGATTTTGTTGACTTTTTTCGGCCTCTTTTGGTATCTTTTGCCTCGATGAATTTTGAATCATCCGGTGATTCTGATTGGACAGCTATATTCTGAGAGGATGATGTATTCTTAGGAACCTCAGCATCTTTTTCGTTGGATTTCTTCAAAACTTCTTCTGCCAATAGATCATGTAGTGGACTTTTCTTGCTCTTAGAATTTTGAGAAGTTTCTGTTTTAACCAGATGATCAGCATTGCCTCCTTCTCTATGACTTTCACCAGACACCTTTACATAGTCTGGATTGGCCACAACCCCTGACCAAGGAGTTGTCAGACTAACTGACTTGACAGAAGTAGCAATCTCAGATACAACCATTTCTGCCTCTGCCTTTCTCTGTTCTTCCTGTTGAATTTCTAATAAAGACTTTGGCTTGGCACCGGGAGCAGCCTTCCAGGCTCGTCCTGCAGGCATTTCAGTATGCTGTGTGAACACAGAATCAACTACCTTTGACTCAACCCTATCACCCGCATCATCGATACTTCCAGGAACACCAGCAGACACACCATGAACTTCATAATTAGCATCCTCTTTGACAGCAACTCCAATTTGGTTTCCCTTAGCTGTTGTTTGTTTCAGATTTGTTTCATTAGAATCTGGCTTTCCAGGTTCTGATTGCTTGGACAGCTGCAAGGCCGCATTTTTTGGCAATCCCTTTGCTTGATCAGAAGGCTGCAATTTTGAAGATTTTTGCTTTTTGGATTTCTTCTCATTGACCTTTTTGGGTTCTTGCGCATCAATATTTTGCACTACCACAGACGGCTCAACATTGTTGATTTCTCTTTCAGCCTGCTGCTCTTCATGCACAATATTTGATCTTTCCTTCATGTCTATGCTTGGTGGGAATTCAATCCCACATGATTCAGTGGCAAAGGAAATGGCATCACCAGGAGTCTCCAGAGACTTGGAAGCATAGTCTGAAATAGAAAGAGGTTGCTCTGCAATCTGGGGTTCCTCTTTAGATATCTCCTGATCATGTAATAAGGGACTATCAACCACTGTTGGTGCAGGGAACATCTCCTGATTCTGCTCATTAGTTTGTTCAGGAACCGCAGGGCCCCAGCTTTTCTGAGAACCAGTATTGCCAAACAATTGATGTGGCAGATTTAGAGGAGAAGCTTCATCACTAAAATTATAACAAGAGTCCTGGCTACTCATAGGTATATTTAAAGAATCAGTGCGGAGTTCATCAAGCACACCGGGCTTATTTGATTGAGAGCTCATGGAAAACATCCCCTCTTTTGATTGAAGTTGAGAAGGATCCATGTGCAAATTCCCAATTGGAGGTGTACCAGACTGCATATGTCCATAAGACGAATTAGCAAGTCGCTGGTTAGATTGCTGGTCTTGCAGCACTTGAGACAGCAATTGCTTCTGCTGTTGCAGCAATAACTGATGCTTCTGCTGCTCCTCCTGCCTTTGTTGCTGCTGAAGCAGTAACAATTTCTCTAACAATGGCACCTGCTGAGCTGGGGCAACAGCCTGAGACTGCAACTGCATCAAGTATTGTTGCTGTAACAAATTCAATAATTGTGGATCTTGAGATATACCAGAAGAAAGTAGCTTCTCTGCTGACAAAATATTTGCGGGGTTATCAGCTGCTTGACCTAGTAAATTGCTCAGGGACAATTGGTTATGTGCTGGCAGCCTTTGCTGTGGAACGCCAAATGGCACTTGAGAAAAATTCTGATCATGATGGAAGTCAAATTTATTCTGAAGTGGATGTAATCCACCCTGCAGAGGATGATTTGGCCATCCAGAAGCACCATTATTTAAACCAACAGATGTCCTGTCAGATAATCCCTGGATGATTGATAGCAAATCAGAGTTTTGGGACTGAGTCTGCCGAGAATTGTCGCTCATTGAAGATAAAAGTTTTGTATGCAGGGCTGCGTCCAGGGGAATATCTGGTTTTGGCGCAAGGGAAGCTGCATCAGGCCCTGGCCAATATGGGTAAGCACTAGGTAAGGATCTCTGTCGCTCAAGTGCTAGACTATTGGCAAGTAAGTACAGGTTGTTTCCATTATCTACTCCAGAAGGACCAAGATTAGCAGAATTATTTCCAATAAACCCTTGTAAACCTGAAATGCATACATTAAAAGAAGAGTTAATGATTTNNNNNNNNNNNNNNNNNNNNNNNNNNNNNNNNNNNNNNNNNNNNNNNNNNNNNNNNNNNNNNNNNNNNNNNNNNNNNNNNNNNNNNNNNNNNNNNNNNNNNNNNNTCGGATAAGGCAAGACTTTCGAGCGGCGGACTTCCCTTGTTACCAGACATAAGTGACTCCAGAAATCTATTTTCAGCTTCTGTAGCAGAAGTTTGCCTAAGCCTAGGATCACTTCTCAATGTCTCAAACTCACTCAAACCAGCAAAGGTATTCCCAAAGGGAGCAGAAGTTTGGCG is a genomic window of Arachis ipaensis cultivar K30076 chromosome B06, Araip1.1, whole genome shotgun sequence containing:
- the LOC107605742 gene encoding uncharacterized protein LOC107605742 isoform X1, which gives rise to MAQRATSDSRTPLKISKDVQGSDNPIPLSPQWLLPKPGESKSGRGTVENHVALSPPFGLRMETTKTSGNGEDVHDAHKRKDVFRPSMLDSESGRRDRWRDEERDTKSSIRKDRWRDGEKDLGDSRRVERWTENLPSKNFGEVRRGAADRRNDSGNRDTNFDQRRESKWNTRWGPDNKEPEGLREKWSDSGKEGDIHLDKGLSHTSNHGKDEKEGDHCRPWRPSFSHGRGRSEPPHQHNSTPNKQEGSTYSSGRGRGENMTPVSTHGHDWGGSNSSFTNNSYPVSLPEKVETGLGELSPFRYNRTKLLDIYRVTKMDRNRKLADDFVQVPNLTQEEPLEPLAILAPNSEELSILKGIDKGEIITSGAPQVPKDGRSSTDFLHTRRSKPGGSSFYERVEDGDINRVTDEVPNNKDLSVEGNISAHHGVARRTMPGGEHGTTTLLHDNSDATNGVRSRILDYSSDPRDVGKWQSSEDSILKRQLSGILDSELGSRRVVQTPPEELSLLYKDPKGQIQGPFKGIDIIGWFESGYFGIDLPVRLDNSAADSPWLPLGDVMPHLRAKARPPPGFSAPKPNDFTDIPGRQTSAPFGNTFAGLSEFETLRSDPRLRQTSATEAENRFLESLMSGNKGSPPLESLALSEGLQGFIGNNSANLGPSGVDNGNNLYLLANSLALERQRSLPSAYPYWPGPDAASLAPKPDIPLDAALHTKLLSSMSDNSRQTQSQNSDLLSIIQGLSDRTSVGLNNGASGWPNHPLQGGLHPLQNKFDFHHDQNFSQVPFGVPQQRLPAHNQLSLSNLLGQAADNPANILSAEKLLSSGISQDPQLLNLLQQQYLMQLQSQAVAPAQQVPLLEKLLLLQQQQRQEEQQKHQLLLQQQKQLLSQVLQDQQSNQRLANSSYGHMQSGTPPIGNLHMDPSQLQSKEGMFSMSSQSNKPGVLDELRTDSLNIPMSSQDSCYNFSDEASPLNLPHQLFGNTGSQKSWGPAVPEQTNEQNQEMFPAPTVVDSPLLHDQEISKEEPQIAEQPLSISDYASKSLETPGDAISFATESCGIEFPPSIDMKERSNIVHEEQQAEREINNVEPSVVVQNIDAQEPKKVNEKKSKKQKSSKLQPSDQAKGLPKNAALQLSKQSEPGKPDSNETNLKQTTAKGNQIGVAVKEDANYEVHGVSAGVPGSIDDAGDRVESKVVDSVFTQHTEMPAGRAWKAAPGAKPKSLLEIQQEEQRKAEAEMVVSEIATSVKSVSLTTPWSGVVANPDYVKVSGESHREGGNADHLVKTETSQNSKSKKSPLHDLLAEEVLKKSNEKDAEVPKNTSSSQNIAVQSESPDDSKFIEAKDTKRGRKKSTKSKGSGVKASVPNASVEVPISSSPIEKGKSSRSSLQEKEVLPAIPTGPSLGDFVPWKGERESPSSTPSLAWSTDFVKFPKPTSLRDILKEQEKKSSSAVPANPMPTPQKVQSSQSIRNGGSSWSFSASSPSKAASPIQINSHATSQSKYKGDDDLFWGPVEQSKPETKQSDFPQLGSQGISGSKNIPVKGSSPASLSRQKSVSSKPTEQRSLLSSSPASSQSLLKTKKDAMTKHSEAMGFRDWCESECNRLIGTKDTSFLEFCLKQSRSEAELLLVENLGSYDPEHEFIEKFLNYKDMLPSDVLEIAFQSKTDKKATGVSASGVLSANADMQDMDNTEASGIGGGKKKAKKGKKVSPAVLGFNVVSNRIMMGEIQTVED
- the LOC107605742 gene encoding uncharacterized protein LOC107605742 isoform X2 encodes the protein METTKTSGNGEDVHDAHKRKDVFRPSMLDSESGRRDRWRDEERDTKSSIRKDRWRDGEKDLGDSRRVERWTENLPSKNFGEVRRGAADRRNDSGNRDTNFDQRRESKWNTRWGPDNKEPEGLREKWSDSGKEGDIHLDKGLSHTSNHGKDEKEGDHCRPWRPSFSHGRGRSEPPHQHNSTPNKQEGSTYSSGRGRGENMTPVSTHGHDWGGSNSSFTNNSYPVSLPEKVETGLGELSPFRYNRTKLLDIYRVTKMDRNRKLADDFVQVPNLTQEEPLEPLAILAPNSEELSILKGIDKGEIITSGAPQVPKDGRSSTDFLHTRRSKPGGSSFYERVEDGDINRVTDEVPNNKDLSVEGNISAHHGVARRTMPGGEHGTTTLLHDNSDATNGVRSRILDYSSDPRDVGKWQSSEDSILKRQLSGILDSELGSRRVVQTPPEELSLLYKDPKGQIQGPFKGIDIIGWFESGYFGIDLPVRLDNSAADSPWLPLGDVMPHLRAKARPPPGFSAPKPNDFTDIPGRQTSAPFGNTFAGLSEFETLRSDPRLRQTSATEAENRFLESLMSGNKGSPPLESLALSEGLQGFIGNNSANLGPSGVDNGNNLYLLANSLALERQRSLPSAYPYWPGPDAASLAPKPDIPLDAALHTKLLSSMSDNSRQTQSQNSDLLSIIQGLSDRTSVGLNNGASGWPNHPLQGGLHPLQNKFDFHHDQNFSQVPFGVPQQRLPAHNQLSLSNLLGQAADNPANILSAEKLLSSGISQDPQLLNLLQQQYLMQLQSQAVAPAQQVPLLEKLLLLQQQQRQEEQQKHQLLLQQQKQLLSQVLQDQQSNQRLANSSYGHMQSGTPPIGNLHMDPSQLQSKEGMFSMSSQSNKPGVLDELRTDSLNIPMSSQDSCYNFSDEASPLNLPHQLFGNTGSQKSWGPAVPEQTNEQNQEMFPAPTVVDSPLLHDQEISKEEPQIAEQPLSISDYASKSLETPGDAISFATESCGIEFPPSIDMKERSNIVHEEQQAEREINNVEPSVVVQNIDAQEPKKVNEKKSKKQKSSKLQPSDQAKGLPKNAALQLSKQSEPGKPDSNETNLKQTTAKGNQIGVAVKEDANYEVHGVSAGVPGSIDDAGDRVESKVVDSVFTQHTEMPAGRAWKAAPGAKPKSLLEIQQEEQRKAEAEMVVSEIATSVKSVSLTTPWSGVVANPDYVKVSGESHREGGNADHLVKTETSQNSKSKKSPLHDLLAEEVLKKSNEKDAEVPKNTSSSQNIAVQSESPDDSKFIEAKDTKRGRKKSTKSKGSGVKASVPNASVEVPISSSPIEKGKSSRSSLQEKEVLPAIPTGPSLGDFVPWKGERESPSSTPSLAWSTDFVKFPKPTSLRDILKEQEKKSSSAVPANPMPTPQKVQSSQSIRNGGSSWSFSASSPSKAASPIQINSHATSQSKYKGDDDLFWGPVEQSKPETKQSDFPQLGSQGISGSKNIPVKGSSPASLSRQKSVSSKPTEQRSLLSSSPASSQSLLKTKKDAMTKHSEAMGFRDWCESECNRLIGTKDTSFLEFCLKQSRSEAELLLVENLGSYDPEHEFIEKFLNYKDMLPSDVLEIAFQSKTDKKATGVSASGVLSANADMQDMDNTEASGIGGGKKKAKKGKKVSPAVLGFNVVSNRIMMGEIQTVED